A stretch of DNA from Alicyclobacillus acidocaldarius subsp. acidocaldarius Tc-4-1:
CGAACAGCCGGTCTTTCCGTATTTTGAAGCGGCGTTCACGCGCCTCGAGCGGTGGGTGGAGCGCGGCGAGGAGCCGCCGCCAGGCGGCCTGTACCGCACGGTTGACGTTCTCGCAGCAGGCGCGGAACTGTACGCAGACACCAATTTGGAGGCGTGATGAAGATGGAGATTTCTTTGCAAGGGCGTGTCGCCGTCGTCACCGGTGCCGCGAGTGGGATTGGGCTCGCCGTCGCCACGGCCATGGCCGAAGCGGGGGCGAGCGTGGTGTTGTCAGACCTGCGCCAGGATGCGGCCGAAGCGCAGGCACAGGCCCTGCGGCAGCGCGGACTGGAGGTGACGGCCATTGCGGCGGACGCCTCGGACGAGGGCGAGATCGACCGGCTGTTCACGCAGGCGGAAGCGCAGTATGGCCGCGTGGATATTGTCGTCAATAACGCGGGCATGCAGCACGTGGCGCCCATCGAGACGTTTCCGACGGATGTGTTTCGCAAGATGGTGGACCTGATGCTCACGGGGCCGTTCTTGAGCATCAAGCGGGCGCTGCCCGGGATGAAGGCGCGCGGGTATGGTCGGATTCTCAATATGGCCTCGATCAACGGCCTCGTCGGGTTTGCCGGCAAGGCCGCGTACAACGCGGCAAAACACGGTCTCATCGGCCTGACGAAGGTGGCGGCGCTCGAGGCGGCCGAGCACGGTGTGACGGTGAACGCGCTCTGCCCTGGCTATGTGGACACGCCGCTCGTACGCAACCAGCTGGATGATCTCGCCCGCACGCGCAACGTCCCCGTGGAGCAGGTGTTGGAGGACGTGATTTATCCGCTCGTGCCGCAGAAGCGCTTGCTCGCGCCCGAGGAGGTGGCGCACTACGCCGTGTTCCTGGCGTCCGATCTCGCCGCGTCTGTCACGGGCCAGGCCGTCGTGATGGATGGGGGATACGTGGCGCAGTAAGGGATTTGTCTTCGGCGCTTTCCATCGGTTAAGATGGCTGTAGAATCGATGCGGTGATGGAGCTCACCGGAACCGCCCGCGACGGGCTGATGGCTCCTGCGATGCACGGACGCTTTCCTGGATGCGTCTGCGCGTGGCAGGAGCTATTTTCATGCGGAGAGAAGGGGGAGAAGGGCTTGGGCGAATGGAAAAAGATTGCCGCCGTGCTGATTGGCGGCGCGTTGGGCGGCGGGCTGCGCGATCTCGTCGACATCGCCGTGGGCCAGGTGCACCTGTTCCCGCTAGGCATCTTCGTGATCAACCTCACGGGTGCTTTTTTGCTCGGCGTGATTCAACAGCTTGCCGTGCGACACGCGTTTCCGCATTGGCTGGTAGCGGGCCTCGGTCCGGGCGTCATGGGCGGGTACACGACGTTTTCCACGTTTGCGGTTGGCGCGTGGGAGGCGCTGCGCCTTGCGCCGTGGCAAGGCGCGCTGTACGTGATCTTAACCGCTGTGCTGGGACCCTTATGCGCGTGGCTCGGGACGAAAGTTGTGCCCGCAAAGGCCACGCCTGAAGAGGAATGGGAAGCCGAAGAGGAGGTCTCGCTGTGAACGACGCCGTGCTTTGGTTGACCACGGGCGGATCGGCCATTGGGGCGGTCCTTCGCTACCTCGTGGGCCAGTGGATCGGCAAAGTGAACAAGACCCCCTTTCCATGGGGGACGTGGATCATCAACATGGTGGGCACGTTGTGCCTGGCTATCTTCACGGCTCGCCTGGCGCACGAAGATCCGCACCTTTTCGTCTTTCTCGGGGCGGGTTTTTGCGGCGGATTTACCACGTTTTCGAGCATGTCAACGGAGACAGTGGCGCTGTGGAGAGTGAGCCGCACGCTCGCCGTGACGTACGTAGCATCGTCTGTCATCTTGGGACTCGTCATCGCCGCCCTGGTGGACCTTTGGCTGCCACAGGCGGTCTGACCTGCGGCGCGCGAACCCTCAGCTCATACCGAAAGGCTTGACGTGGAGAGGCGGGCATGATAGTCTGGCGGACTTTACGAGGGCAAGCGTCGCTCGGCTGCGGTCAAACGCGATATCATGCCCGCGGAGGCTCCATGTCAAGCCCTGATCGCCGATATCGACGCCGCTCCGTGCACATTGAACAACATTCTCGGTTTTGGGGTGTCCACAAACTTCCTGAATCCGTGACAGGGCCGATGGAAAGAGGCTGATGTGTGTTCTCGCAAGCCCATTCACTGCGATTTCACGGATGTACATTCAATGTCGAATTTGAGGAATGAACGGATCCAGCTTCCTGGCCCGGTTTGGACGGGGTTTCATCCCCACTAGGTGGCCATCTCTCAGGTACTTTTTGACCGTGTTCTTGGAATGGCCAGTCTCTCGGGCAATTGTACGCCAACCCTTTCCTTCTGCCTGCAAACCCTGTAATCTTAACACAGACCCACCTCGTAACATTTGGATTTCCCCTTCGACAACATTCGCCAGTTATCGATGGGAGATATTCAACGCAGGTGGGTCAATTTCATTCCGACGTTACTGGGTCAATTTTAACCCGGCGGTCACAAAAGCGAAGGTTTCACCACTGTCACATCGAAAGAAGCCGATGCCATCGGTGATTGCACAAGCCCCCACGAGCATGCCTGCCATCGTTTGCGATGCGAAGTACCTCCTTTGCTGCACACAGACGACCCATCCTCGATTAAGAGATAGTGACGGGAATCGATATCCATTGAACCTTCTTGCCATGAACCAGGAGATAGGACGACGGCGTCGATCCGATGACCAGATAACCTTCACCGCGCTCCATGGTTCGCAGAATGACACAATCTCGATAGGGAGCCGGCTCAAACTGATAGAAGCCGCCCGGGTCTCCGTACTTCCGGTCCAAATCAGCGCCGAGTTCAACTACGTCTCCCGTTTCTGTCAAGACAATGTCCTGATGAAGATGAAGCGACAGGTGCGATGGGAGATTGGACACGTCGATCACATCGGGATGGCGCTGAACAAGATGCGTGTGAATGTCGATGAGCATCTGACCAGGACGAACAACCGGTGTTGAGGTCGGTGACTTCGCTGTGACACGACCGTTGTGGAACGTCACGAGGAGCGGGCTTCCCACGCCGAGTGACATGGGTTCAATGATCATGGCTTGTGAACCGTAGGGCAGGATGACCGCGTTATCCATGGCCGCATGGTAAATCTCTTCTATCGGTTTTCCACTCAGCACTCTGAACACGTCCAACTGGTTGGTACCATAGTCGGGATGCCAGTTGATCCACGTCCAGGAGACCAGCGCAGGGCTTCCGGGATCCTCGAAAATCCGCACGTTGCACATGTCCGCCCGCGAATGGCTGATGGACCTCATGAGTTTCCACCCGTCTGTCGTGCGTTCGAAAAGCTCGAAACGCTGGCCATATGGCGTCCAATCCAACTGCGGGATGAGGTGTCCCTTTTGCGCCAGCAGCCGAGCATAGACATCTCCGTCCGAGGAAAGCGACGAGTGCACGCTCACCATGCCCTTTGGAACAGGCGGCATGGCTGTGTCGGACGACGCTTCCATACCCGGGGCGGATGTTGAATGCGGCCGTGTGGCAAACCCGATGAATACACCGGTCATGGCGGCAAGTGCACCAATGAAAATTGAGCTTACAAGACCTCGGCGTGATCTTTTCATATCGCATTCACCCCTGTTAAAGATAGTTGAACGTCAGAAATCAATATGCCGGTGGATGGAGATAGGCACTAACCCTATAGAAACTTACGCTTAGGCGAGAGTGAGTGTTGGGATATAGGGTTGATAAAGGTACATTGCACCTATTATTAGTGTGGGAGGATACGAAAATCGTGCCCCAATCAGGCGTCCCGCTAACATTTGTAACGATTTCAACGTGTCCTGCACCAGATGAATCCAACATCACATCGCCCAGCGCCACACTGTTCACCGACTCCACGTACATTTGCACGCCATAATAGCCAGGCCATAGCCGCGGCCACCGACAAGGCTGCGAACGGAATAGCCTTCATGGTTCGAATCCTCCCCATTACAAAAAGTAGATAAAAGATGATCGGATCATAATTTGATAATCCATAATTGTCAATATCCAAGTTTTTGAGGGATTATTCACCTAATTATGAGGGGTGGCTCCCAATATGATTCATCAATCTTCAAAAATCAGGCCCATTTCTGGTGAGTAACTTTCTTTGAGAAGCAGACGATGTCGGCAAAACTGCCGAAGCGATGCTTGAGGACTGAATTCGTCGTGAAGCGAGCCTATCACAACGGGATGCCGCTCGATGCAGATGTCCAAGCCAGGGAGCTTCTATTCCTTCCTGATCCTATTATTTCTTTCATGGAAGTCAAGCACTTAGAGTGAAAAGAGAGGAAATCGTGTGGAGGAAACCAAATGCGCGCGCAGTCCCCGTGGACACCACCCTGATTTGAGGAATGCGCGCGCATGGGTGACAAGCTGATCATAGCATGGGTGGCGAGAATGTGGGGAGGTAATTGTTGATTTCAAAATAAATAAGTTGGTTCTGTTAGCGAAGGCTTCCTATCGGCGGTGCGTCTCCAGATGGAGCACATTGCGCCGCTTGAACACGAACATGCGCATGAACACGTACGAGACGGACGACGAGACGAACATCGCCCCGCCCTTGGCGAGGTTGCTCCCCAGCATGTAGGGGAGCCCGCGATGCGTGACCAGGTAGTCGTTCGCGCCCACCAAAATCGCGTCGTTCAGCACGAGATTGATGAGCGACTGAACGGCAAACTTCATCTTCTCCCGGCGCGATCCCGTCGCAATGTCGCCGAAGGTCCAGAATCGGTTCCACAGGTAGCTGTTGCAGATGGCCGCGATTACGCCGATGGTGTTGTACGCCGTCAGCACAAGCGATGACCTCGTCGGAAACGCCAGCAAAAGTGCGTTTAATACGCCGAGATCGACGGCCGCGTTCATCACGCCGACGAGCAAAAACTTGAAGTAACGCCGCACATAGCGGTAGACGACGCGCACCGCGTACACCATTTGACCCCTCTTTTGTTGTCCTTCTCTGTCATCCCCAGACTTCGTGCGCAATCTCGACGACGTGGCGCAGCTTGGCCCACTGTTCGTCCTCGGTCAGGAGGTTTCCCTCTTCCGTCGACGCAAAGCCGCACTGTGGGCTCAGGCAAAGCTGCTCGATCGGGACGTAGCGCGTCGCCTCGTCAATTCGCCGCTTGACCTCGTCTTTGTCCTCGAGCGCTCCGTGTTTGCTGGTGATGAGACCGAGCACGATGGTAAGCGACTTGCGGTTCACAAACCGGAGCGGCTCGAACCCGCCCGCCCGCTCTGTATCGTATTCGAGGAAGAAACCGTCGATGTCGAGTTTCTGGAACAACGTCTCTGCGACGGGTTCGTACCCACCGGACGAAATCCAGGTGGAGCGGAAGTTTCCACGGCAGATGTGCATGGTGATGGTCATGTCCGCGGGCTTCGCCTCGAGCGCCTTGTTGATGGTCTCCGCATACTTGGCCTCAAGCCGCTTCGGGTCCCAGCCCTTGGCCATCATCTGCTGCTTCTGCTCGTCCGAGCATAGATACGCCCAGGCGGTGTCGTCGAGCTGCAGATAGCGGCAGCCCACGTCGTAGAATGCGCGGATGGCGTCCTGGTAGGCCAGGGCGAGATCGTGGAACATCTCGTCCTCGTCTCGGTACACGCCATCCGCCAGTTCGCCGCGGAAGTGCAGCATGCTCGGGCTCGGGATGGTCATCTTCGCCACGTGTTCTCCCGCGATGTCATGCAGGAAGCGGAAATGCGCGAGCATCGGGTGACCTTTTGGGAAACCCAGCTTGCCGACCACGCGGATGGCGCGGGGGCGGGTGGTCACGTTGTGGAACTGAATGCCGCCCTGCTCGGGCTCGTAACCCTGCACGCCCTCGAGGTGCTCGAGGAAGTCGAAGTGCCACCACGAGCGGCGCAGTTCGCCATCGGTGACGGCGGCGAGCCCAATGTCCTTTTGCTTGGCGACAATCTGGCGGATGGCGTCGTTTTCCACAGCCGTGAGGGTGTCCTGGTCGATCTCGCCGGCAAAAAAGCGCCGGCGCGCCTCCTTGACAGGCTCGGGGCGGAGCAGGCTCCCCACTTGATCCGCGCGGAACGGCGGCTTGTGGCCGAGATTTGCGTGTGACATGGCGATCATCCTCGTCGTTCAAGATTTCGTGTTGGACGAGGTCATCGTACCACAAACGTGCGTGCTTTGGCTTCGGAGACTTCGCGCTGCGCGGGCACATGGCTCACCGCCGGCGCGGGGTGAGACAGCGGGCGCCCCTTGCCCGTCACTGCCATGGCGACGGAAGCTGACAACATGGCGCAGCCGATGACGAGCACGACGTCCGCGGTGTGATGCAGGGCGGCCAAGAGCGAAATGCGCTCCGCCTTTGCGAGCAGCGCGGCACCCGCGAGCTGCTCTGCTTTCGCAAGCGATCCCGTCTTGAGCTCGAAAGCCGCCACCAGCTTCTGATACGCGTACAGCGCGCTCGGCTGGAACAGCGTGGCGTGATCGCGCTGGTGTTCATAGGCGACGGCGGCGCTTCTGGCCATCCACCAGCCTGCGAAGGACGGGGCCAGGGCGCCAGCGAGGTTTCTGTGGAAGTGGAGCGAGCAGGATCGCAGCCGCGCTTCGTGGAGATCGCCAGCGAGTGCGGTGGTGAGCGCGCCCATGATGAGCACGAGCCCGATGAGGCAGAGCGCCACGGCCATTTCGCAGCTGACGCGGGTGACAGAAACGCCGGAGGTTTGCTCTCGCCACAGCCAGCCGACGGCGAGAACGCCGACCGATCCGATTGCGCCAAGGACGCCTGGGCCGACCACGGGATGTAGCCACATTGCCGCGACGGCCACGACGACCAAACAGCCGACGAAGAGGAGAGCGGCTGTCAGCCACTGGCGGGAAGCGGCATCATCCAATGCTTGCAGCCACTGGTACCCTGCGACGAGCACGAAGATGAGTGCGACGTGGGACAAAATGGCCATGGTCGCACCCGAAATCTGGCGCACGGTGTGGATGGCCCTGTACTGCACGAGCGGGGCGCGCGACTGGGTCTCCCAGGCTATCCAGATGAGAAAGAGGAGCGCCCCGGTGAGGAACCAAGGCCAGACACTTGTTGCGCCGAGGCCCGCGAACCGAATCTGGACCAGGGGCGGAGCAAGGGAGGCGGCCATCGCGGCAAGGAGCAGCGTGCCAGGGAAGTCCCACCGGGCCCCGGGCGCGTTCGGTTCGTGGGGCAACGACAGAAGTCCGAGGACGATTCCCAGTGCTGACAGGAGCCCCGCAATCGCAAAGACCCAGCGCCAGGACGTCACCAGAAGGGCGACGGCGCCGACGACGGTGCCGAGGGCCGACATGCCGTACAGGCCGCCGATGGCGTAGGCGATGAAGCGGCCGCGAATGGGCGCTGGGAACGAGGTGAGGCTCACGGGCAGGGTAGTGAGAAAGAGACTGCCCGCGGCGACACCTTCGACCGTGCGGCTGATGGCGAAGACCCGCGGATTGGGCGCCGTAGCCGACAGCGCGCAGGCTGCGAGGAACAGCGCGGCGAGCGGCAGATAGGTTTGCCTCAATCCGAACCGCTGCGTGAGCCGCAGCCCGATGGGCACGCAGGCGGCAAACCCCAGATTGGACAACGTCGCGGCGAGTGCGAAGGCGCGCGAGCCTTCGGCAAGCCCCGACTGAAGCAGCGACTGATCCAGGATGGAAGACACGTTGGCGATGTACTGGGGACCAAACGAAAGCGCCGTGGCGGCGAGAATCATGGCGAGACGCGCGTTCGGGCGCACATGTGCACTTAGGGCTTCCATGGTGGACTCCTTTCGGTTTCGTGAGTACTGGCTGTTCAAGCGAATCCCATTGTAGAGGGGTGGAACCATTCCGTAAAATACATAAAGAACTATGGAGTGATAATTAAAGAGGCATAATAGTTTGGGGGCTCACCATGGACCTTCTTCAGTTGACGTACTTTCGCACCCTGGCGCGGTGGGAGCATGTGACGCGCGCAGCGATGGAACTTCGCATCGCCCAGCCCTCTCTCAGCAAGACCATCGCCCGCCTAGAGGCAGAGCTTGGGGTGCCGCTGTTTGACCGCACGGGCCGGAATTTGCGCTTGAACGCGTATGGGCGGGCGTTTTTGGCCCGGGTGGATCGGGCGCTGACGGAGATTGAGGAGGGAAAACGCGAGCTCAGGCAGATGGCGAAGGCGAACGAAGAGACGGTCATCCTCACGGTGTCGACCACGCGCTTGTTGCCGGGGCTCTTGCGCGCGTTTCTCCGCGAGCACCCGCGCGTGAGGATTCGCCAGTACACGGGAAGCGCGGAGGAGATGGCCATGCAGATCGTGCGCGGAGAGGCAGATTTTTGTATCGCGGGCGCCGAGATCAAGGGGGACGAGATCGCCTGGGAGCCGCTCATGGTGGAAGAGGTGTATCTGATTGTGCCGCCCGACCATCCCCTGTCGGGCCGCGGAGTGGTTCGCCTGGCCGAACTCCGCGACGAGCCGTTCATCTGCGTCAACAAGGGGCACGAATTCCGGGAGCTGACGGACGGCTTCTGCAGACGAGCGGGCTTCGAACCGAAGGTGCATTTTTCGGGGGATGAGGCCGACGTGATTGCCGATCTCGTCCGCCAGGGCCTGGGGGTTGCGTTCGTGCCGGCCCTGACGTGGTGGGAAAAGGAGGAGCATGAGACGCGACGGCTGCGGATTGAGGCGCCGCGATGCGAGCGCGTCATCGGCCTCGCGTGGTCGAGGAGGCATCACCTCACGCGCGCCGCCGAGGCGTTTCGCGAATTCGCCCGGCGGTATTTCGCTCAACTGGTGGGCCATGAGGGCGTCCGCGGCGTGGAGGGATGGACGCCGTCGCCAAACTGACCATGGAGCACGAAGGGGAACCAGAATGCGATTCGGGTTCCTCTTTTTTAACTATAAATGTAATTCTCCTCCCTTTATACTGTCGGTTAACTAGAAAGAACAGAATCGACAGACACAGGGAGGGTTCCGCATGCGAGCGCTCACACGGCTGTCCGTCGCCGCAGCCGCTTCAATGGCTTTTGCCGCGCCGGCGGCAGTTTATGCCGCACCGCTTCAGGAACGGGTGGTGGTGGCCTCGCCAGATCCGCGCACGCGCGGCGCTCAACCGCATGGGGCGCTGTCGCCTTCGCAACCGATGCATCTGGTGATCACGCTCCGGCTGCGACATGAGGATGAGCTCGAGCGCCTCATTCAAAACTTGTACACGCCGGGATCGCCGGACGCGGGGCGATTTTTGACGCCCGCCGAATTCGACGCGGCGTTCGCGCCGACCGAGGCGGATGTGCAAGCTGTGGTTCAGGGGCTGCGGGCCTACGGGCTCAGCGCGGCGCAGACGGCTGACCCGATGGTGCTCACGGTGGTCGGATCGGCGCGCGACGTGGAGCGGGCGTTTGGCGTGCGCGAGGTGACGTATGAGAAGGGCGCGGCTACGTGTTATGCGCCGGATGGGGCCGCCACGCTGCCCGCGCCGCTGGCTGCACGCGTGTCGGCCGTCGTGGGTCTGTCAAGTGCAACGGTGGAGCGCCACCTCGTGATGGCGCATGCCGCGCCGGTGGGCGGTGGCTACACGCCCACGCAGATTCAGCGCGCCTACGACTACACGCCCCTCTACAGCCACTACATGGGTCGCGGCCAGGTGATTGCGGTGGTGACCTCCGGCTCCGTCCAGCTATCGGATATCCAGGCGTTCGATCGCGCCTTCGGCCTGCCGAATCCCGTGGTGCGCCAGCGCGTGATCGACGGATCGTACACGTCACCCGACGACGAGACCACGCTCGACTGCGAATGGGCGCACGCCATTGCGCCGACCGCGTCGCTTGCCGTGTATGAAGCGGCGCAGCCGGACGCCCAGTCGTTCATCGACGCGTTCGCGCAGGTCGCCGCGGACGACGGCGCGCACGTGGTCACGACGAGTTGGGGCGCGCCCGAATCGGAGACGGATTCGTCCACGATGCAGGCGGAGCACCAGATCTTTATGCAAATGGCCGCGCAAGGACAGAGCGTGTTCGCGGCGGCGGGGGACAGCGGATCGTCCGATGGAACGAGCGGGACGGACGTCGACTATCCTTCGTCCGATCCGTACGTGACCGCGTGCGGCGGCACGCGGCTCGTGCTCGGGGCGGGCGGCCAACGCCTTCAGGAGACGGCCTGGTCCGACACAGGCGGCGGCGTGAGCTCGGTGTACGGCGAGCCCTGGTGGCAGTACGGGCCGGGCGTGCCGCAGACCGGCTATCGCCAGACGTGCGACGTCAGCCTGAACGCGGACCCGGCCACCGGATACGACTTTTACTACCAGGGCCAGTGGGAGATGGCGGGCGGCACGAGCTTCGTCGCGCCAATGATGGCGGCCACGTTTGCGCTCATCGATCAGGCCCGCGCACTCGAAGGTAAGGCGCCCGTTGGACTGGCGGACGTAGGCATCTACGCGATGGCGCGGAACACGTCGTACGCGCCGTACGCGTTCCACGACATTACAGCTGGATCAAATGGGGCGTACAGCGCGGGGCCTGGATGGGATCATCCGACGGGCTTCGGCTCTATCGACGCGTACTACTTCTTGCACGGGCTCGACTGAACCGGGGCCCGGTCTCGTACTTGCCGAGCGCCCGGCGTCTCTTATCCTCGGGCCATGAGGAGGATTTAATCTAGATTTGAAGCGGGTGTGATACACTCAAACGTTGTGCGTGGGGAGGCGATCGCATGAGCCATCATAAGCATTGGATTGTTGAATCCATCTGCCCGCGGTGCGAGAAGAAAAACATCGTCGAGGTGCCTGAAGGCGAGCTTGTGGTACGCGTGCACTGCCAGCACTGTGAGCACGGCTACGATTACAATCACATCGTCCGCGAGCACAAAGAGGTCGACGTGGACGACTGAGCGCTGCGCGCCGTGTCCCGGAAGGCTCCTCTCGGCAAAGACATGTCGGCCGCCCGGCTTGGGCGGCCTTTTCACGCCTCCGACGGTTCAACCGCCAATCGATAGCCCACGCCCGGTTCGGTCACGATCCGCCAGGGGCGGGACGGATCGTCCTCAAGTTTTTTGCGCAGGTGTCCGATGTACACGCGCAGGTAGTGGGCGGCGTTGTCGGGATCGACGTCGCCCCAGACCTGGCGCAGGAGTTGCCTGTGTGTCACGACCTTCCCCGCATGTTGAGCGAGGGCTTTCAGGAGATCGTACTCAATGGGCGTCAGCTTCACCGTTTCGCCGTTCAGTTCCACGCGCCGCTCCGCCAGGTGGATGGTGAGGCCCGCCGCCTCGATGATGGGTTCATCCTGCACGCGCACGGCGTGCCGGAGGGCCACCCGGATCCGCGCGAGCAGTTCGCCCATGCCGAACGGCTTCACCACGTAATCGTCCGCGCCAGCGTCGAGCGCTGCAATCTTGTCCTCCTCTGCATCGCGCACGGTCAGCATGATGACGGGCATGTTCGACCACTCGCGAAGCCGCCGCAACACCTCGATGCCTTCCATGTCCGGAAGGCCCCAGTCGATCACGGCGAGATCTGGCCGCTTCGTGCTCGCCACAACCAGCGCCTCTTCTCCGCTCGAAGCTTCCAGCACCTCGTATCCATGTCCTTTGAGCGCAATCTGCATGAGCTTCAAAATGGCGCGCTCGTCGTCCGCCACCAGAATCTTGGCACCGCTCACCGATTCTCCGCCTCCTTGGGATGCGGCCGGGCCGCGAGCCGGACGCGAAAGAGCGTGCCGGGGTGCATCCGCTCCACGTCAATCTGCCCGCCGTGCGCCTCGACGACCGCTCGCACAATGGCGAGGCCGAGGCCCGTTCCTGGGATCTTGTCCACACGCCGGCCGCGGTAGAACTTGTCGAACACGCGGTCTAACTCGTCATCTGAGATGCCCATCCCGTAGTCGCGGACCTCGAGCGCCGCCTCCGCCTCGCGTGCCGCGATGGTCACGTCAATGGGAGCGGCGGGCGGCGAGTACTTGGCGGCGTTGGAGAGGAGGTTCACCACCGCCTGCTGGAACAGCGTCTCGTCGACTTCCACGATGGGCGACGGGTGCGGCGTTCGAACGCGCACAGGGTGATCGGCGGTCAATTCCGCCACTTCGCGCAGCGCGCCGCGGACGACGTCGGCGAGATCGGTCGGCCGCTTGTTGAGCACGAGCATCCCGCCTTCAATGCGCGCCATGCCGATGAGATTCGTGACGAGCCGGTTCATGCGCAGGGCGCTGTTGCGGAGTGTCAGCACGAGTTCTCGCCGGTCCGCCGGATCGAGCGACGCGCCAGGGTCGAGCAGGGCGTCCGATGCGCCGAGCATGGCGGTGATGGGGGTGCGAAGCTCGTGCGAGATGGAGTTGAGGATGGCGGTCCGGACGCGCTCGGATTCTGCCGCGATGTCCGCGATGCGCGCCCGCTCCTCGGACGCGATTCGGCTGAGCGCGATGGCCACGAGATTCGCCACGGCTCGCAGAATGTCGAAGATCTCGCCGCGCGTCGCGAGCCGAAACTGCCCGGGCTCGCCGACGATGAAGGCACCGTACACCTCGTCCTGTGCGCGGATGGGCACATACAAAAACGCGGCCTGGCCGTGGGTTTT
This window harbors:
- a CDS encoding response regulator; this encodes MSGAKILVADDERAILKLMQIALKGHGYEVLEASSGEEALVVASTKRPDLAVIDWGLPDMEGIEVLRRLREWSNMPVIMLTVRDAEEDKIAALDAGADDYVVKPFGMGELLARIRVALRHAVRVQDEPIIEAAGLTIHLAERRVELNGETVKLTPIEYDLLKALAQHAGKVVTHRQLLRQVWGDVDPDNAAHYLRVYIGHLRKKLEDDPSRPWRIVTEPGVGYRLAVEPSEA
- a CDS encoding 5-methyltetrahydropteroyltriglutamate--homocysteine S-methyltransferase: MSHANLGHKPPFRADQVGSLLRPEPVKEARRRFFAGEIDQDTLTAVENDAIRQIVAKQKDIGLAAVTDGELRRSWWHFDFLEHLEGVQGYEPEQGGIQFHNVTTRPRAIRVVGKLGFPKGHPMLAHFRFLHDIAGEHVAKMTIPSPSMLHFRGELADGVYRDEDEMFHDLALAYQDAIRAFYDVGCRYLQLDDTAWAYLCSDEQKQQMMAKGWDPKRLEAKYAETINKALEAKPADMTITMHICRGNFRSTWISSGGYEPVAETLFQKLDIDGFFLEYDTERAGGFEPLRFVNRKSLTIVLGLITSKHGALEDKDEVKRRIDEATRYVPIEQLCLSPQCGFASTEEGNLLTEDEQWAKLRHVVEIAHEVWG
- a CDS encoding S53 family peptidase; amino-acid sequence: MRALTRLSVAAAASMAFAAPAAVYAAPLQERVVVASPDPRTRGAQPHGALSPSQPMHLVITLRLRHEDELERLIQNLYTPGSPDAGRFLTPAEFDAAFAPTEADVQAVVQGLRAYGLSAAQTADPMVLTVVGSARDVERAFGVREVTYEKGAATCYAPDGAATLPAPLAARVSAVVGLSSATVERHLVMAHAAPVGGGYTPTQIQRAYDYTPLYSHYMGRGQVIAVVTSGSVQLSDIQAFDRAFGLPNPVVRQRVIDGSYTSPDDETTLDCEWAHAIAPTASLAVYEAAQPDAQSFIDAFAQVAADDGAHVVTTSWGAPESETDSSTMQAEHQIFMQMAAQGQSVFAAAGDSGSSDGTSGTDVDYPSSDPYVTACGGTRLVLGAGGQRLQETAWSDTGGGVSSVYGEPWWQYGPGVPQTGYRQTCDVSLNADPATGYDFYYQGQWEMAGGTSFVAPMMAATFALIDQARALEGKAPVGLADVGIYAMARNTSYAPYAFHDITAGSNGAYSAGPGWDHPTGFGSIDAYYFLHGLD
- a CDS encoding LysR family transcriptional regulator translates to MDLLQLTYFRTLARWEHVTRAAMELRIAQPSLSKTIARLEAELGVPLFDRTGRNLRLNAYGRAFLARVDRALTEIEEGKRELRQMAKANEETVILTVSTTRLLPGLLRAFLREHPRVRIRQYTGSAEEMAMQIVRGEADFCIAGAEIKGDEIAWEPLMVEEVYLIVPPDHPLSGRGVVRLAELRDEPFICVNKGHEFRELTDGFCRRAGFEPKVHFSGDEADVIADLVRQGLGVAFVPALTWWEKEEHETRRLRIEAPRCERVIGLAWSRRHHLTRAAEAFREFARRYFAQLVGHEGVRGVEGWTPSPN
- a CDS encoding 3-hydroxybutyrate dehydrogenase, whose translation is MEISLQGRVAVVTGAASGIGLAVATAMAEAGASVVLSDLRQDAAEAQAQALRQRGLEVTAIAADASDEGEIDRLFTQAEAQYGRVDIVVNNAGMQHVAPIETFPTDVFRKMVDLMLTGPFLSIKRALPGMKARGYGRILNMASINGLVGFAGKAAYNAAKHGLIGLTKVAALEAAEHGVTVNALCPGYVDTPLVRNQLDDLARTRNVPVEQVLEDVIYPLVPQKRLLAPEEVAHYAVFLASDLAASVTGQAVVMDGGYVAQ
- a CDS encoding MFS transporter — encoded protein: MEALSAHVRPNARLAMILAATALSFGPQYIANVSSILDQSLLQSGLAEGSRAFALAATLSNLGFAACVPIGLRLTQRFGLRQTYLPLAALFLAACALSATAPNPRVFAISRTVEGVAAGSLFLTTLPVSLTSFPAPIRGRFIAYAIGGLYGMSALGTVVGAVALLVTSWRWVFAIAGLLSALGIVLGLLSLPHEPNAPGARWDFPGTLLLAAMAASLAPPLVQIRFAGLGATSVWPWFLTGALLFLIWIAWETQSRAPLVQYRAIHTVRQISGATMAILSHVALIFVLVAGYQWLQALDDAASRQWLTAALLFVGCLVVVAVAAMWLHPVVGPGVLGAIGSVGVLAVGWLWREQTSGVSVTRVSCEMAVALCLIGLVLIMGALTTALAGDLHEARLRSCSLHFHRNLAGALAPSFAGWWMARSAAVAYEHQRDHATLFQPSALYAYQKLVAAFELKTGSLAKAEQLAGAALLAKAERISLLAALHHTADVVLVIGCAMLSASVAMAVTGKGRPLSHPAPAVSHVPAQREVSEAKARTFVVR
- a CDS encoding fluoride efflux transporter FluC; protein product: MGEWKKIAAVLIGGALGGGLRDLVDIAVGQVHLFPLGIFVINLTGAFLLGVIQQLAVRHAFPHWLVAGLGPGVMGGYTTFSTFAVGAWEALRLAPWQGALYVILTAVLGPLCAWLGTKVVPAKATPEEEWEAEEEVSL
- the crcB gene encoding fluoride efflux transporter CrcB → MNDAVLWLTTGGSAIGAVLRYLVGQWIGKVNKTPFPWGTWIINMVGTLCLAIFTARLAHEDPHLFVFLGAGFCGGFTTFSSMSTETVALWRVSRTLAVTYVASSVILGLVIAALVDLWLPQAV
- a CDS encoding GtrA family protein; its protein translation is MVYAVRVVYRYVRRYFKFLLVGVMNAAVDLGVLNALLLAFPTRSSLVLTAYNTIGVIAAICNSYLWNRFWTFGDIATGSRREKMKFAVQSLINLVLNDAILVGANDYLVTHRGLPYMLGSNLAKGGAMFVSSSVSYVFMRMFVFKRRNVLHLETHRR